The Hymenobacter baengnokdamensis genome includes a region encoding these proteins:
- a CDS encoding DoxX family protein, whose product METTLRSLAQLPAPKTTPLQDVARCLLGSFMVTAGTGHLTFVRQDFQAQVPDFVPLDKDTVVLLSGVVEIGLGLALIFSKGPSRVRMGLGLAAFYAAVFPGNIHQYTHHLSAFGLDTDGKRLGRLFMQPVLMGVALWATGALQALRKK is encoded by the coding sequence ATGGAAACTACTCTTCGCTCACTCGCCCAGCTGCCCGCCCCCAAAACTACCCCGCTCCAAGATGTGGCCCGTTGCCTGCTCGGCAGCTTTATGGTGACGGCCGGTACGGGCCACCTCACTTTCGTGCGCCAGGATTTCCAGGCCCAGGTGCCCGATTTTGTGCCGCTCGATAAAGACACGGTAGTGCTGCTCTCGGGCGTAGTCGAGATTGGCCTGGGCCTGGCCCTGATTTTCTCGAAAGGACCAAGTCGGGTGCGCATGGGCCTGGGGCTGGCGGCGTTCTACGCCGCCGTTTTTCCGGGTAATATTCACCAGTACACCCATCACCTGTCGGCTTTCGGGCTCGATACCGACGGCAAGCGGCTGGGGCGGCTGTTCATGCAGCCCGTGCTGATGGGCGTGGCGCTGTGGGCTACCGGCGCGCTACAAGCGCTCCGCAAAAAGTAG
- a CDS encoding J domain-containing protein — MSQNHYQVLGVPPTAPSADIKRAYRRLATELHPDKHGGDRHYEEQFKAVAVAYGVLSDPDSRAQYDYQLQQATRRAEEQRRTTAQAAGSGPSVYKMPGTPAAGPPLRTRPPAGSRERHYQQRVPRQQVRFNKQDFWLVAGLVCLIFLFGISAKIVMDRVQANLYYADARTAFAKGQWLEAERQLDQALSFRDDHAEALRLRGQLRQDINHDLQAARADYQAALLADAGHALATPEAARLLYRLGRCEAGLHEPAAAELSYCRALTLDTTLAEAYLARGENRLLDLRQTRPALADLRHGRGQLTRAGRPVPLEYLQTEGAALAHLARYAEARATYKLALESQPEDGRTLFLLGRLAQQQGDSASGCEFFRRGAKAGYSYAVAAAAACQ, encoded by the coding sequence GTGAGTCAGAATCATTACCAGGTACTGGGCGTGCCGCCTACCGCTCCCAGTGCCGACATCAAGCGCGCCTACCGGCGCCTGGCCACCGAGCTGCACCCCGATAAGCACGGCGGCGACCGCCACTACGAAGAGCAGTTCAAGGCCGTAGCCGTGGCGTATGGCGTGCTTTCAGACCCCGACAGCCGGGCCCAGTACGACTACCAGCTGCAACAGGCTACCCGCCGGGCCGAGGAACAGCGGCGGACTACCGCCCAGGCTGCGGGCAGTGGCCCTTCGGTATATAAGATGCCGGGCACTCCCGCTGCGGGCCCGCCCCTGCGCACGCGCCCACCGGCCGGCAGCCGCGAGCGCCACTACCAGCAGCGGGTGCCCCGCCAGCAGGTGCGCTTCAATAAGCAGGATTTTTGGCTGGTAGCCGGGCTTGTCTGCCTTATTTTTCTATTTGGCATCTCGGCCAAGATAGTGATGGACCGCGTGCAGGCCAACCTGTATTATGCCGACGCCCGCACCGCCTTTGCCAAAGGCCAGTGGCTGGAAGCCGAACGCCAGCTCGACCAGGCGCTGAGCTTTCGCGACGACCACGCCGAGGCGCTGCGCCTGCGCGGCCAGCTCCGGCAAGATATCAACCACGACCTGCAAGCGGCCCGCGCCGACTACCAGGCCGCCCTGCTGGCCGATGCCGGACACGCCCTTGCCACGCCCGAAGCGGCTCGCTTGCTTTACCGGCTGGGCCGTTGCGAGGCGGGCCTGCACGAGCCCGCCGCCGCCGAGCTAAGCTATTGCCGCGCCCTGACCCTCGACACGACGCTGGCCGAAGCCTACCTGGCCCGCGGCGAAAACCGCCTGCTCGACCTGCGCCAGACCCGCCCGGCCCTGGCCGACCTGCGCCACGGCCGCGGCCAGCTTACCCGCGCCGGCCGCCCCGTACCGCTCGAATATCTCCAGACGGAAGGGGCCGCCCTGGCCCACCTGGCTCGCTACGCGGAGGCCCGCGCCACCTATAAGTTAGCGCTGGAAAGCCAGCCCGAGGATGGCCGCACGCTCTTTCTGTTAGGCCGCCTGGCCCAGCAGCAGGGAGACTCGGCTAGCGGCTGCGAGTTTTTTCGGCGCGGGGCTAAGGCCGGGTATTCCTATGCCGTAGCCGCCGCAGCTGCCTGCCAATGA
- a CDS encoding geranylgeranylglyceryl/heptaprenylglyceryl phosphate synthase — MLDKLTGLRLRGRKALAVLLDPDDFEPARLQHLLLLTRQHPVDFFLVGGSLVLTEHQAALIALLKAEAPQVPVLLFPSHALHVDPAADGILLLSLISGRNPDFLIGQHVVAAPRLRQSGLQILPTGYMLVDSGRPTTASYISGTAPLPHDKPGIAAATALAGEQLGLRLMYLDGGSGAQHPVSAAMIRAVREAVEVPIIVGGGLNTAGKVHAALAAGADMVVVGNHIERDPGFLAEAVAATRSADH, encoded by the coding sequence TTGCTTGATAAGCTGACCGGACTACGGCTGCGCGGGCGCAAGGCGCTGGCGGTGCTGCTCGACCCCGACGACTTCGAGCCGGCGCGTCTACAGCATCTGCTGCTGCTAACCCGGCAGCATCCCGTTGATTTTTTCCTCGTAGGGGGCAGCCTGGTGCTTACTGAGCACCAGGCTGCCCTTATTGCGTTGCTCAAAGCGGAAGCGCCGCAGGTGCCGGTGCTGCTGTTCCCGAGCCATGCCCTGCACGTAGACCCCGCCGCCGACGGCATTCTGCTGCTTTCGCTTATCTCGGGTCGCAATCCTGATTTTTTGATTGGCCAGCACGTAGTGGCTGCGCCTCGTCTGCGGCAGAGTGGTCTGCAAATATTGCCTACGGGCTATATGCTGGTCGATAGCGGCCGGCCTACCACGGCCTCCTACATCAGTGGTACCGCGCCGCTGCCGCACGATAAGCCGGGCATCGCGGCGGCAACTGCTCTGGCCGGCGAGCAGCTGGGCCTGCGCCTCATGTACCTGGACGGTGGCAGCGGGGCGCAGCACCCGGTGTCGGCGGCCATGATTAGGGCTGTGCGCGAAGCCGTAGAGGTGCCGATTATTGTGGGTGGTGGCCTGAATACGGCCGGGAAAGTACATGCCGCCCTGGCTGCCGGGGCCGATATGGTGGTGGTCGGCAACCACATCGAGCGCGACCCAGGCTTCCTGGCCGAGGCAGTAGCCGCCACTCGCTCCGCAGACCACTGA
- the polA gene encoding DNA polymerase I, which yields MTDQPTAPAKKLFLLDAFALIYRSHFAFSKNPRINSKGVNTGAILGFTNTLVEVLQKEKPTHIGVCFDGPKKTFRHEQFAAYKAQRQAMPEDIGVAIPYIKQIIKAFHIPVLMMDGYEADDVIGTIAQRAEAHGFEVFMMTPDKDYCQLVTENIKIYRPAFMGNAAEVLDVAHVLQRFEIERVEQVIDILGLQGDASDNIPGIPGIGEKTAKTLIQKYGSVENLIANVDELKGKQQENVRNFAEQGLLSKELATIHVNVPIDFEPESLTVDAPDEAQLRGLFDELEFRQLAARVLSGGAAAPSAGRGPAAPVGRGARRPKVAAPSAQGSLFGEGSEAVIIAAENGEFAPGDEGAYYTGPRKTLEDVPHHYHLIDTPALRTSLLAFLLQQPEVSFDTETTGLNTMTARLVGLSFSYVPGEAYYVPVPQDDAEAAQALVDEFRPFFESGAIVKVGQNIKYDLLILKNYDVRVAGPFFDTMLAHYLIEPDMRHNMDVLAETYLHYTPVPITDLIGPKGKSQKTMADIEPARVRDYACEDADVTLQLRHVFEPMLKDLGLLGLLNDVENPLVPVLADIEREGVRIDSNAMNEYSAELQGYVQELETQIFKEAGEVFNIGSPKQLGEVLFDKMQLGGGKIKKTKTGQYATGEEILSVLAIDNPIAGLILEYRQLTKLRSTYVEALPQLVCEDGRVHTTFNQAVTATGRLSSTNPNLQNIPIRTEKGREIRKAFVPRDENHILLAADYSQVELRIMADFSGDKTMIEAFRLGQDVHASTASKVFHVPLSEVDSEMRRKAKTVNFGIIYGISAFGLAQRIGISRKEATDIIDTYFQEFPSVKQFMDDSINRARELEYAETLLKRRRYLRDINSRNATLRGYTERNAINAPIQGTAADIIKMAMINIHDFLEREQLGTKMILQVHDELVFDAVREEVDYVTPKIRELMTTALLLPHGVPLEVEVGTGDNWLKAH from the coding sequence ATGACTGACCAGCCCACTGCTCCCGCCAAAAAGCTCTTCCTGCTCGACGCTTTTGCCCTTATCTACCGCTCGCACTTCGCCTTTTCCAAAAACCCGCGCATCAACTCGAAGGGCGTGAATACGGGCGCAATATTAGGTTTTACGAATACCTTGGTGGAGGTGCTGCAAAAGGAGAAGCCTACCCATATCGGGGTGTGCTTTGATGGGCCGAAGAAGACCTTTCGCCACGAGCAGTTCGCGGCCTACAAGGCCCAGCGCCAGGCCATGCCCGAGGATATTGGGGTGGCAATTCCCTACATCAAGCAGATTATCAAGGCCTTTCATATCCCGGTTCTGATGATGGATGGGTACGAGGCCGACGACGTAATCGGCACCATTGCCCAGCGGGCCGAGGCCCACGGCTTCGAGGTGTTTATGATGACGCCCGACAAGGACTACTGCCAGCTGGTAACGGAAAACATCAAAATATACCGCCCGGCTTTTATGGGCAACGCGGCCGAAGTGCTCGACGTGGCGCACGTGCTGCAACGCTTCGAGATTGAGCGCGTCGAGCAAGTAATTGATATTCTGGGCTTGCAGGGCGATGCGAGCGACAATATTCCCGGTATTCCGGGTATCGGAGAGAAAACGGCCAAGACGCTGATTCAGAAGTACGGCTCGGTAGAGAACCTGATTGCTAACGTGGATGAGCTGAAAGGCAAGCAGCAGGAAAACGTGCGCAACTTCGCCGAGCAGGGCCTGCTGAGCAAGGAGCTGGCGACCATCCACGTCAACGTGCCCATCGATTTTGAGCCCGAATCACTGACGGTTGATGCGCCCGACGAAGCCCAGCTACGCGGGCTGTTCGACGAGCTGGAGTTTCGGCAGCTGGCCGCGCGGGTGCTGAGTGGCGGCGCGGCGGCGCCCAGTGCTGGTCGGGGCCCGGCCGCGCCGGTAGGGCGCGGGGCGCGCCGGCCCAAAGTAGCCGCGCCGAGCGCCCAGGGCTCGCTCTTTGGCGAGGGCAGCGAAGCCGTAATAATCGCCGCCGAAAACGGCGAGTTTGCGCCCGGCGATGAGGGCGCTTACTACACCGGCCCGCGCAAAACGCTGGAAGACGTGCCGCATCACTACCACCTGATAGACACGCCTGCGCTACGCACCTCATTGCTGGCCTTCTTGTTGCAGCAGCCCGAAGTGAGCTTCGACACCGAAACCACCGGGCTCAATACCATGACGGCGCGGCTGGTGGGCCTCTCATTCAGCTACGTGCCGGGTGAGGCGTACTACGTGCCCGTGCCGCAGGACGACGCCGAGGCCGCGCAGGCGCTGGTAGACGAGTTTCGGCCGTTTTTTGAGAGCGGGGCCATTGTGAAAGTAGGCCAGAATATCAAGTACGACCTGCTCATTCTCAAGAACTACGACGTGCGCGTAGCCGGACCGTTCTTCGATACTATGCTGGCGCATTACCTCATCGAGCCCGACATGCGCCACAACATGGACGTGCTGGCCGAGACGTATCTGCACTACACGCCGGTGCCCATCACCGACCTCATCGGGCCCAAGGGCAAAAGCCAGAAAACAATGGCCGACATCGAGCCGGCCCGCGTGCGCGACTACGCCTGTGAAGACGCCGACGTGACCTTGCAGCTGCGCCACGTATTCGAGCCCATGCTCAAAGACCTGGGTTTGCTGGGCTTGCTAAATGACGTGGAAAACCCGCTGGTGCCGGTGCTGGCCGACATCGAGCGCGAGGGCGTGCGCATCGACTCCAACGCCATGAACGAGTACTCGGCCGAGCTGCAAGGCTACGTGCAGGAGCTGGAAACGCAGATTTTTAAAGAAGCCGGCGAGGTGTTCAACATCGGCTCGCCCAAGCAGCTGGGCGAGGTGCTGTTTGATAAGATGCAGCTCGGCGGCGGCAAAATCAAGAAAACCAAAACCGGGCAGTATGCAACCGGCGAGGAAATCCTGAGCGTGCTGGCTATCGACAACCCCATCGCCGGCCTTATCCTGGAATATCGCCAGCTTACCAAGCTGCGCTCGACCTACGTGGAGGCGCTGCCGCAGCTGGTGTGCGAAGATGGGCGCGTGCATACCACGTTCAACCAGGCCGTTACGGCTACCGGCCGCCTTTCCTCCACTAACCCGAATTTGCAGAATATTCCCATTCGTACCGAGAAGGGCCGTGAAATCCGCAAGGCCTTCGTGCCGCGCGATGAAAACCATATATTGCTGGCCGCCGACTACTCGCAGGTAGAGCTGCGCATCATGGCCGACTTCTCGGGCGATAAAACCATGATTGAGGCCTTCCGCCTGGGGCAGGATGTGCACGCCAGCACCGCCAGCAAGGTGTTCCATGTGCCACTGAGTGAAGTTGATAGCGAAATGCGCCGCAAGGCCAAGACCGTGAACTTCGGTATTATTTACGGCATCTCGGCCTTTGGCCTGGCCCAGCGCATCGGCATCAGCCGCAAGGAAGCCACTGATATTATCGATACCTATTTCCAGGAATTTCCGTCGGTAAAGCAGTTTATGGACGACAGCATCAACCGCGCCCGCGAGCTCGAATACGCCGAAACCCTGCTCAAGCGCCGCCGCTACCTGCGCGACATCAACTCGCGCAACGCCACGTTGCGCGGCTACACTGAGCGCAACGCCATCAACGCGCCCATCCAGGGCACGGCCGCCGATATCATCAAGATGGCGATGATTAACATCCACGACTTCCTGGAGCGCGAGCAGCTGGGCACCAAGATGATACTGCAAGTACACGACGAACTCGTGTTCGACGCCGTGCGCGAAGAAGTGGACTACGTGACCCCGAAAATCCGCGAGCTGATGACCACCGCCCTGCTGCTGCCCCACGGCGTGCCGCTGGAGGTGGAGGTCGGCACGGGGGATAACTGGCTGAAGGCGCACTAG
- a CDS encoding YpdA family putative bacillithiol disulfide reductase has translation MPAAKLDVVVIGAGPVGLACAIEIQRRGLSVATVDKGALVNSLVGYPTQMEFFSTPELLEIGGHPFPMASYKPHREDALDYYQRVATAEKLDLRLYEKVTALRGQAGDFSVETDKGELATRAVVVATGFFDVPNYMGVPGEELPHVNHYYKEPYAHAGREVVVVGAKNSSAKAALALTRAGARVTLVVRGAAVADTVKYWIRPDLINRIAEGRITAYFNTTIDAITPHSVEVTTPDGPRSIPADYVYALTGYRPDYSLLIDALALPLDESDPVKPPVFDPETHETARPGVFVAGTVCGGLATSRWFIENGRHHAQLIAKAVAADSVRAGSLK, from the coding sequence ATGCCTGCTGCCAAACTAGACGTTGTTGTAATCGGGGCCGGCCCCGTGGGGCTGGCCTGCGCCATCGAAATTCAGCGGCGGGGCCTCTCGGTGGCTACGGTCGATAAGGGCGCGCTTGTCAACTCACTGGTGGGCTACCCCACCCAAATGGAGTTTTTTTCGACGCCCGAGCTGCTCGAAATCGGTGGTCATCCTTTCCCGATGGCTTCCTACAAGCCCCACCGCGAAGATGCCCTCGACTACTACCAGCGCGTAGCCACGGCTGAAAAGCTGGATTTGCGACTATATGAAAAAGTAACTGCTTTGCGGGGGCAGGCCGGCGATTTTAGCGTCGAAACCGACAAAGGCGAGCTGGCGACGCGTGCCGTAGTCGTGGCCACCGGCTTCTTCGACGTGCCCAACTATATGGGGGTTCCGGGGGAAGAGCTGCCGCACGTAAATCACTACTATAAAGAGCCTTATGCCCACGCCGGGCGCGAGGTAGTAGTTGTCGGGGCCAAAAACTCCTCGGCCAAAGCCGCGCTGGCGCTCACCCGCGCCGGGGCCCGCGTTACGCTGGTGGTGCGGGGCGCCGCCGTGGCCGATACCGTGAAATACTGGATTCGCCCCGACCTCATCAACCGCATTGCCGAAGGCCGCATCACGGCGTATTTCAACACGACCATCGATGCCATCACGCCGCACTCGGTGGAGGTGACCACGCCCGACGGCCCACGCAGCATCCCGGCCGACTACGTGTACGCCCTCACCGGCTACCGGCCCGACTACTCGCTGCTCATCGACGCGCTGGCCCTGCCGCTCGACGAAAGTGACCCGGTCAAGCCCCCGGTTTTCGACCCCGAAACCCACGAAACGGCCCGCCCTGGTGTGTTCGTGGCCGGCACGGTGTGCGGTGGGCTGGCCACCAGCCGCTGGTTTATTGAGAATGGCCGCCACCACGCGCAGCTTATTGCTAAGGCTGTGGCTGCTGATTCGGTGCGAGCGGGCTCTTTAAAATAG
- a CDS encoding phage holin family protein has translation MASLTDDKTPRNDSLISNLTGYLDTRIDLVRLEAQEKVKNAFVGTVHGVALGLLGFLFIIFGSIYLGLVLNDALHSPSAGFGIVAALYLVLAILFFVGVDKKLFQGVADKLLNNTIYKSDKRA, from the coding sequence ATGGCCTCCCTGACCGACGACAAAACGCCGCGCAACGATAGCCTCATCAGCAACCTCACCGGCTACCTGGATACCCGCATCGACCTGGTACGCCTGGAAGCCCAGGAAAAAGTGAAAAATGCCTTTGTAGGCACCGTTCACGGGGTAGCGCTCGGGCTGCTGGGTTTTCTATTCATCATATTCGGCTCCATTTACCTGGGCCTGGTGCTGAATGATGCGCTTCATAGCCCATCGGCCGGCTTTGGAATCGTAGCGGCGCTGTATCTGGTGCTGGCCATCCTGTTCTTTGTCGGGGTCGATAAAAAACTCTTCCAGGGAGTAGCCGATAAGCTGCTGAACAACACCATCTATAAATCGGATAAGCGCGCGTAG
- a CDS encoding DUF5004 domain-containing protein — MPSFSRRPAILIGTGALLLASACHKDTPAPDANTSLLAAHAWRIVASTSTDNMVTPAQTTNWYATFPVYRKDDTYQFNTDGSLLFDEGQLKEKTTDPQTATGKWQFDAAQQAIAITLGKTVPLGTTGITSTTGYTIRKLSADTLRLTTGTQAQTVVQTLAR; from the coding sequence ATGCCCAGCTTCTCCCGCCGGCCTGCTATTCTTATCGGAACCGGCGCTCTGCTACTAGCCAGTGCCTGCCATAAGGATACACCTGCTCCTGACGCCAATACGAGCCTGCTAGCTGCCCACGCCTGGCGTATAGTAGCTTCGACCTCCACCGACAACATGGTCACTCCGGCTCAAACGACAAATTGGTATGCCACCTTCCCTGTTTACCGTAAGGATGACACCTATCAATTTAATACTGATGGCAGCCTGCTTTTCGATGAAGGCCAACTCAAAGAGAAAACGACTGACCCGCAGACGGCCACCGGCAAGTGGCAGTTTGATGCCGCCCAACAGGCAATTGCCATCACGCTCGGCAAAACCGTGCCGCTCGGCACTACCGGTATTACTTCAACTACCGGCTATACTATCCGCAAGCTGAGCGCCGACACGCTTCGCCTGACTACCGGCACACAGGCTCAGACTGTAGTTCAGACGCTGGCGCGGTAA
- a CDS encoding class I SAM-dependent methyltransferase, whose product MRHCDLCGATSFEPLPFYYLFDGQRLQGTRCTNCDLAFLDPQPTPAQLSTLYGKEYFTDRPNYDRTEKEKTFIEEGKTLDLSKVQEDKFTRYMQQHYPGRRFRYLDVGCGPGYTLKSLQSLGWETHGLEISAHAAEYARRELGLPVVTGNIETTEDFHENQFDLAYLGDVLEHLLSPAAAIRKFGRILEPGGLLVLALPSVTNLPSMRLGFAAYKALGRQRRMDIPPYHLYEFTPATIRKMLAKNGFSVVDLQNPVKAPANIRLGGNLLEQAAKLGTQYPTYWLNKLTGRFGDRMFVVARNEKA is encoded by the coding sequence ATGCGCCACTGCGACCTGTGCGGAGCTACCAGCTTCGAGCCCCTCCCCTTCTATTATCTTTTTGATGGCCAGCGCCTGCAAGGCACCCGCTGCACCAACTGCGACCTGGCTTTTCTCGACCCGCAGCCCACGCCCGCGCAGCTCTCAACGCTGTATGGCAAGGAATATTTCACGGACCGCCCCAACTACGACCGCACCGAGAAAGAAAAAACCTTTATCGAAGAAGGTAAAACCCTGGACTTGAGCAAGGTGCAGGAAGATAAGTTCACGCGCTACATGCAGCAGCACTATCCGGGCCGGCGCTTTCGGTACCTGGATGTGGGCTGCGGCCCCGGCTACACGCTTAAAAGCCTGCAAAGCCTGGGCTGGGAAACCCACGGCCTCGAAATATCGGCCCACGCCGCTGAGTATGCGCGCCGGGAGCTGGGCCTGCCCGTGGTAACCGGCAACATCGAAACCACCGAGGACTTCCACGAAAACCAGTTCGACCTCGCCTACCTCGGCGACGTGCTCGAGCACTTGCTGTCGCCGGCGGCGGCCATCCGCAAGTTTGGCCGCATCCTGGAGCCCGGCGGGCTGCTGGTGCTGGCCTTGCCTAGCGTGACCAACCTGCCGAGCATGCGCCTGGGCTTTGCGGCCTATAAGGCGCTGGGCCGCCAGCGCCGCATGGATATTCCGCCCTACCATCTCTACGAGTTTACCCCCGCCACCATCCGCAAGATGCTGGCGAAGAATGGGTTTTCGGTGGTCGATTTGCAAAACCCCGTGAAAGCCCCGGCCAATATCCGACTGGGCGGCAACTTGCTAGAGCAGGCCGCCAAGCTCGGCACCCAGTACCCCACCTACTGGCTCAATAAGCTGACGGGCCGGTTTGGGGACAGAATGTTTGTGGTGGCTCGCAATGAGAAGGCATAG
- a CDS encoding serine hydrolase domain-containing protein, translated as MKNIITLLLALLSQVALAQSRKDELTALLQRHNVPGVQVVYTKGKAVEAYNLGVREAGTSQPVTATTIFEAASLGKEMLAYVALRLHDRGLLDLDKPLLQYYDYPRLQGQPRAARITARMALAHTTGLPNWAENPTTPSWKTSALVLKYAPDSCWNYSGEGYTFLQKTLEHLTGKSWEKLAQQEIFTPLGLKNTSFIWQPAFAATASAGHDGAGKPSPIDHFMEPYAGFSLYSTAIDYNRFLQALRTGQGLKPATARLLRIPATAADRCGKAASAADPYIDWACGVGLASTSQGLAQWQWGDNGNFKGFFMTLPGKQESLLLFTNSANGPQLVDEVLRLFFGPGQYRATQWLTE; from the coding sequence ATGAAAAATATTATAACTTTACTGCTGGCTCTGCTGAGCCAGGTGGCCTTGGCTCAATCCCGAAAAGACGAGCTTACCGCCCTGCTCCAGCGCCACAACGTGCCCGGTGTGCAGGTGGTGTACACCAAAGGCAAAGCCGTGGAGGCCTACAACCTGGGCGTGCGCGAAGCCGGCACCAGCCAGCCCGTTACGGCTACTACTATCTTCGAGGCGGCGTCGCTAGGCAAGGAAATGCTGGCCTACGTGGCCCTGCGTCTGCACGACCGCGGCCTGCTCGACCTCGATAAGCCACTGCTCCAGTACTATGACTACCCGCGCCTGCAGGGCCAGCCGCGCGCGGCCCGCATCACGGCGCGCATGGCGCTGGCACACACCACGGGCCTGCCCAACTGGGCCGAAAACCCGACGACGCCCAGCTGGAAAACCTCGGCCCTGGTGCTGAAATATGCCCCCGACAGCTGCTGGAACTACTCGGGCGAGGGCTACACATTCTTGCAGAAAACGCTGGAACACCTCACTGGTAAGTCGTGGGAGAAGCTAGCGCAGCAGGAGATATTTACGCCGTTGGGACTGAAAAACACTAGCTTCATCTGGCAGCCAGCTTTCGCGGCCACGGCCAGCGCCGGCCACGACGGGGCGGGTAAGCCCTCGCCCATCGACCACTTTATGGAGCCTTACGCGGGGTTCAGTTTGTATTCAACGGCTATCGATTACAACCGCTTTTTGCAGGCGCTGCGCACCGGGCAGGGGCTGAAGCCCGCTACCGCCCGGCTGCTGCGCATCCCCGCCACGGCGGCTGACCGCTGCGGCAAAGCCGCCTCGGCCGCCGACCCGTACATAGACTGGGCCTGCGGGGTAGGGCTGGCCAGCACCAGCCAGGGCCTGGCGCAATGGCAGTGGGGCGATAACGGCAACTTCAAGGGCTTCTTTATGACTTTGCCGGGCAAACAGGAGAGCTTGTTGTTATTTACCAACAGTGCCAACGGCCCGCAGCTAGTGGATGAGGTACTGCGGCTATTCTTTGGCCCCGGCCAGTACCGGGCCACGCAGTGGCTAACCGAATAA
- a CDS encoding 3-oxoacyl-ACP synthase — MSSKPALHAACLAYVQARLDAARAGMAAAQESSNSETKSSAGDKYETGRAMAQQERDRHAAQLHEAQQLLAALQKINPDLASDTVRLGALASTSLGLFYVSISAGRLATAAGQEFMAVSAAAPLAAALHGRRGGEEVVFNGRPVRVLAVS; from the coding sequence ATGTCTTCCAAACCCGCCCTCCACGCTGCCTGCCTGGCCTACGTGCAAGCCCGCCTCGATGCGGCCCGCGCCGGCATGGCGGCCGCCCAGGAGTCCTCAAACTCCGAAACCAAGAGCAGCGCCGGCGATAAGTATGAAACCGGCCGCGCCATGGCCCAGCAGGAGCGCGACCGCCACGCCGCCCAGCTGCATGAGGCCCAGCAACTGCTGGCTGCCCTGCAAAAAATCAACCCCGACCTGGCCAGCGATACCGTGCGCCTGGGCGCGCTGGCCAGTACCAGCCTGGGGCTGTTTTACGTCAGCATCAGCGCGGGGCGGCTGGCTACGGCCGCAGGGCAGGAGTTTATGGCCGTGTCGGCGGCGGCACCGCTGGCGGCAGCGCTGCACGGGCGGCGGGGCGGCGAGGAAGTGGTTTTTAACGGCCGGCCGGTGCGGGTGCTGGCCGTGAGCTAG